A portion of the Manihot esculenta cultivar AM560-2 chromosome 2, M.esculenta_v8, whole genome shotgun sequence genome contains these proteins:
- the LOC110603528 gene encoding probable serine/threonine-protein kinase PIX13, whose amino-acid sequence MGICWSRIAGKSNPGPASIPSAPPPVTHPIPDSDPLPSSIGHLIDGDTSFLGSNVSGTSWFSMLTTNFSARLSQASGKIAAIWGNNATEENEFPAAMEDENLPDVGTSPDSQLRSFTFAQLKSATFNFRNDMVLGRGGFGSVYKGWIKETTSQGVKKRPIAVKRLDANSKQGFRQWRTEVGFLGRLSHPNIVKLVGYCKENENFLIVYEFMQKGSLNYYLFANSSNRLLSWETRVNIMIGMARGLAYLHMMEKPIIYRDFKSSNVLLDQSYTAKISDFGLAKWGPTAGNSSVTGHVMGTVGYAAPEYVATGNLYVKSDVYSFGVVLIEMLTGLRAIDKKRPPWEQNLLEWVKPALVNKRRLRSIMDSRLEGKYSAKEAEQIAQLAVRCLNPGPTSRPSMKEVEETLQHVGERYAIDEA is encoded by the exons ATGGGGATTTGCTGGAGTCGCATTGCTGGTAAGTCCAATCCAGGCCCAGCATCTATCCCTTCGGCTCCACCTCCAGTTACACACCCAATCCCAGACTCAGACCCTCTCCCAAGTAGCATCGGCCATCTCATTGATG GGGATACATCTTTTCTGGGTAGCAATGTCTCTGGCACCAGCTGGTTCTCCATGTTGACCACCAATTTTTCAGCACGGCTATCTCAAGCGAGTGGCAAGATTGCAGCAATCTGGGGAAACAATGCCACCGAGGAAAATGAATTCCCAGCTGCAATGGAAGATGAAAATCTTCCTGATGTAGGAACTTCACCAGATTCACAGTTGAGATCTTTCACCTTTGCCCAATTGAAATCTGCAacctttaattttagaaatgatATGGTTCTGGGAAGAGGAGGTTTTGGAAGCGTGTATAAGGGCTGGATCAAGGAGACCACTTCTCAAGGTGTCAAGAAACGACCCATTGCTGTTAAGAGATTGGACGCAAATAGCAAGCAAGGATTTCGACAATGGCGA ACAGAGGTTGGTTTCTTAGGAAGGCTGTCTCATCCAAACATTGTAAAGCTGGTTGGATACTGCaaggaaaatgaaaatttccTCATTGTATATGAATTCATGCAAAAAGGCAGCTTGAATTACTATTTGTTTGCAA ATAGCTCAAATCGGCTGCTTTCATGGGAAACAAGGGTTAATATTATGATAGGAATGGCACGAGGTCTGGCTTACTTGCATATGATGGAGAAGCCAATAATTTACAGAGATTTCAAGTCCTCGAATGTACTGCTTGATCAG TCTTATACTGCAAAAATATCAGATTTTGGCTTGGCTAAGTGGGGACCTACAGCTGGTAATTCATCTGTAACAGGACACGTTATGGGTACAGTTGGTTATGCTGCTCCTGAGTATGTTGCCACAG GAAACTTGTATGTAAAGAGCGATGTGTATAGTTTTGGCGTTGTATTGATCGAGATGCTAACAGGCTTGCGGGCAATCGATAAAAAACGACCGCCTTGGGAACAAAACCTGTTGGAGTGGGTTAAACCAGCTTTAGTTAATAAAAGAAGGTTGAGAAGCATAATGGACAGTAGATTGGAGGGAAAATATTCTGCCAAAGAAGCTGAACAAATTGCTCAGCTTGCCGTTAGGTGTCTTAATCCTGGACCCACGTCTCGGCCATCAATGAAAGAGGTTGAAGAGACATTGCAACATGTTGGAGAACGATATGCAATTGATGAAGCATAA